A window of Cytophagales bacterium genomic DNA:
TTACACAAGCTGATACTATGGAAGAATTAATACAAAACATTTATGAAACAGTTGAGGGATATTTGGAAGTTAGGGAAGAAAGTATTATTAACGAAGCATAATGAAAATGACTGATATTAAAGAAGATGAGTTGTAAATCTTAATTCAATTATACAAACATAGTTCCATTTTAATGAACAAAAAAATCTATGACTATATCGTAATTGGCTCCGGCTTTGGTGGCTCAGTATCCGCCATGCGGCTGGCCGAAAAGGGATATAGTGTGTTAATACTTGAAAAAGGCAAAGCCTATCAGGCTAAAGATTTCCCGAAAACAAACTGGAATTTTCCTAAATTTTTCTGGGCTCCCTTGATCAAATGGTTTGGGTTTCAGAAACTATCCTTTTTCAAAGAAGTTTTCATTTTAAGCGGAGTTGGAGTAGGTGGAGGCAGTCTGGTTTATGCTAATACCCACATGTTCCCCCCCGATGAATTTTTTAGTAATACTGCCTGGTCATACTTCAAAG
This region includes:
- a CDS encoding type II toxin-antitoxin system HicB family antitoxin, with protein sequence MKIKILIHEDEKKGYWAEVPSLPGCFTQADTMEELIQNIYETVEGYLEVREESIINEA